The sequence AGGGCCGGAGGTACTTGCATACGATCGTCGCCTCTCCCACGGCTCGAGCACGGAAGCGGATCATCTCCTGCCCGCCCGCGCCGATCAGGTGCGAGGAGTGCACGTACTCGCGATCGAGCAGTTCGAGGCGCTCGACCGGGACCTCGATCTGCCAGGAGAAGCCCGTCGAAGGGTTCGAGGGCAGGGCGATGGAGAACTCCTCGCCGACCCCGGCCTCGGTGGGAGGTGACCCGACC is a genomic window of Thermoplasmata archaeon containing:
- a CDS encoding protease inhibitor I42 family protein, whose amino-acid sequence is MVGSPPTEAGVGEEFSIALPSNPSTGFSWQIEVPVERLELLDREYVHSSHLIGAGGQEMIRFRARAVGEATIVCKYLRPWEGRAVEERRFSVRIHA